The genomic region TTGCGAAAATGTACAGTGCATTTGGAATGCCTCGTTTTCATGACTTCCACTGCCATTTTTATGATACAGATCTGCAATCAAAAAGAAAACGAAATTCCAAGTATTGTTTCATTGTGGAGACAATGAGAAGAATAActttaaaaacaaaatgtcAAAGGTATAGGATGTTTTAGATTTTCCTCTGTAGCTCCCAACACGAATTATAGATTACCTTTAAGAATGGCTGTCGCCCATAATTGAACATGTACATCCGGGATTTTCGACGCTAGTTGCATTGCCGGTGTCACCATGTTCATCGACTCTCTCTCATTGAGTAAGGACAGGAAAATATGACCAAGAAGCACCAGACTGCAAGACGTTAGCCTGTTGAGGTCCTCAGAGTTTGCCATTTTCAATGTTTCTCTCAAGTACCGCCTGAGACAATCAGTAAATTCAAGAttcattttaatgaaaagTTCACTTTTgtacaattatgataaattttcattttaatttccctCAGCACCCCAGGAGGCCTCGGGCTCTTCCCAGGGTGGCCAATGTCGTCGTCATAGTCAATTAGCGAGCAAGGATATGCCATCATTGGGAAATACATTAGTCTGATCAAATTTATGATCTGAATtactatttatgaaaaattctttctaaaaaattgaaagtccCTTAACTATCAATTTGAGCATTCtcaaaataatcaatgaacCCGCACCACTTACTTAGCCTCATTGTATCTCGCTCCAAAGAAGGCCTGTAGTCCCTGTACATAATATGCAGCAGCCTTCAGGGAGTGTGAATGTGGCGGTAAAGACTCAGGTTTAATCCTATCAAGCAGCTCATTAAGATCCTGATCCCTCTTCGTCCTCAAATAAACGATGGCCAAATTGAGATTAGCAAATGTGCAGAGTTCCCTCTCCGTTGTGGTCCTCAACGTGGCAATGAACTGTGCCTCAGCAGCCTCCATACAGTTCATGGACATAGCATAGAGCCCCAGGAGTGTGTGCAACTGTGGCCCATGGCCTTGCAATAGTCTCGTTTGCTTCCTGCACAGCTGACAGGCCTGTGCAATCTCAGTGAGTGCTACACTCTTATTCCCCATGACCAACCGACACATGACAATATGCTCGAGCAACATCAATTGAAAAACCGACAATATCGGCTTGTTATCAACACTTTTGAGCTTTTCAATATGCGTCAATGCCTTGTCAGTGTATTTTTGGGCCTTCTCCATGTATCCAGCTTGCATCGAGTGCATAACAGTCACGAGATAAACTAATACGTACAAATGTTCCTTTGGCATCCAAATAAACATATCACCAATGTTTGTACCAGCTACAGCC from Diachasmimorpha longicaudata isolate KC_UGA_2023 chromosome 1, iyDiaLong2, whole genome shotgun sequence harbors:
- the LOC135163524 gene encoding MAU2 chromatid cohesion factor homolog; the encoded protein is MASSQDAWYLSLLGLAENFRTSNPPNIKSCIQCLQAVFYFKPPARVEARTHLQLGNILLTHTKNTDLARYHLEQAWGLSQNINTFDDVKFEAASMIGELDHHNLSMPILRRAIELSQHNVYWHCRLIFQLAQMHASARDFIAANGLLDIGIDYAQLNNASYTRVLFLLSRCMLLLIDKKFNEVHPLLNTAGRCVDTWEGSIYQKEYLKVFFLVLQVCHYLMAGQVKSVKPCLKQLQQSIQTIMSPQWPTDEAVAGTNIGDMFIWMPKEHLYVLVYLVTVMHSMQAGYMEKAQKYTDKALTHIEKLKSVDNKPILSVFQLMLLEHIVMCRLVMGNKSVALTEIAQACQLCRKQTRLLQGHGPQLHTLLGLYAMSMNCMEAAEAQFIATLRTTTERELCTFANLNLAIVYLRTKRDQDLNELLDRIKPESLPPHSHSLKAAAYYVQGLQAFFGARYNEAKRYLRETLKMANSEDLNRLTSCSLVLLGHIFLSLLNERESMNMVTPAMQLASKIPDVHVQLWATAILKDLYHKNGSGSHENEAFQMHCTFSQTLLKDHFQSSQMPEHTLINWTDGQIPALPCNTPPSTSRAIL